The following are from one region of the Orenia metallireducens genome:
- a CDS encoding ClpP family protease, with translation MGKIITDQGTPQPKIPAGIPKIQPDLPQKAPNKSGKVKNQMQALKQFGQNNMPPKVRSDIHTLTIVGQIEGHAVLSPKNKTTKYEHLIPQLVAIEESKEVKGLLVILNTVGGDIEAGLAISEMLSSMSKPVVSLVLGGGHSIGVPIAAAADYSFIAESATMIVHPIRLTGMVIGVPQTYDYLDKMQERIIRFVANHSNISQERFKELMFETGELVRDVGTVLVGDQAVKEGIINEMGGLGHAMQKLRALINERFPEEQENDCECSSEEIAEGNCGCYSSQAEFQPRQSVIEALEGDDD, from the coding sequence TTGGGTAAAATAATAACTGACCAAGGAACACCTCAACCTAAAATTCCTGCTGGAATACCAAAAATACAACCTGACCTGCCACAAAAGGCACCAAATAAATCTGGGAAAGTCAAGAATCAGATGCAAGCCTTAAAACAATTTGGGCAAAATAATATGCCTCCTAAGGTAAGAAGTGATATTCATACCTTAACTATTGTAGGACAAATTGAAGGTCATGCTGTATTATCACCTAAGAACAAGACGACTAAGTATGAACATTTAATTCCTCAATTGGTGGCAATTGAAGAATCTAAAGAAGTTAAAGGTCTATTGGTAATCTTAAACACTGTAGGTGGAGATATTGAGGCTGGACTAGCTATATCTGAAATGTTATCTAGTATGTCTAAACCTGTAGTATCTTTAGTATTAGGAGGAGGACATAGTATTGGGGTGCCAATTGCAGCAGCAGCAGATTATTCATTTATTGCTGAGAGTGCAACGATGATTGTTCATCCAATCCGTTTGACAGGGATGGTGATTGGAGTACCTCAAACTTATGATTATCTAGATAAGATGCAAGAGAGAATTATAAGATTTGTGGCTAATCATTCTAATATCAGTCAAGAGCGCTTTAAAGAGTTAATGTTTGAGACTGGAGAATTGGTACGAGATGTAGGTACAGTTTTAGTGGGTGATCAGGCTGTTAAAGAAGGGATTATCAATGAGATGGGTGGTTTAGGTCATGCTATGCAGAAATTACGTGCTTTAATTAATGAAAGATTCCCAGAAGAGCAAGAGAATGATTGTGAATGTAGTTCTGAAGAAATAGCTGAAGGTAATTGTGGTTGTTACTCTTCACAAGCAGAATTTCAACCTAGACAGAGTGTTATTGAAGCATTAGAAGGGGATGATGACTAA
- a CDS encoding YlzJ-like family protein produces the protein MHYSIFVDGLWLDEDSEEIAETVELDYNGVTMEVKVTDINAGEIVRVISSNPNDYLISQYQPGTKIEFRPTFG, from the coding sequence ATGCATTACTCAATTTTTGTAGATGGCTTATGGCTTGATGAAGATAGTGAAGAGATAGCAGAGACTGTGGAATTGGATTATAATGGAGTCACTATGGAGGTTAAGGTTACAGATATTAATGCAGGTGAGATAGTTAGAGTTATTAGCTCAAATCCCAATGATTATCTAATATCACAGTATCAACCAGGCACTAAAATCGAATTTCGTCCGACCTTTGGTTAA
- a CDS encoding NAD(P)/FAD-dependent oxidoreductase has translation MKVAIIGAGISGLAAAFEFKKHNITPVIFEKKSHIGNPVLFTSATLHIFNHFISDPFDYLKNNYGLNISPTFHLKKIIMHSPKNKAVIKGDLGYIINRMRTEGSLANQLFSQVALPIQFNSFVDLNDIKDQFDYIIVATGSNLIVKDLNLWTNLFSAQIRSTTIVGNFNTQSISMWLNREYAKDGFGYIIPINPKEAILNLVVNRITFHEIDYYWENFLYKENLDYRIIETRDASFECGLVSTHQLDNIYFIGNSAGFTDSLVGFGQIKAIESGILAAQAIINNLDYNKLVEPISKEMLKIHEFRKLFNSFSNKDLDRLLSFLKLPGIKQFIYNNPFFKVKYGAFIAKFYNNFVNN, from the coding sequence ATGAAGGTTGCAATTATTGGTGCTGGTATCTCTGGGCTAGCTGCTGCCTTTGAATTTAAAAAGCATAATATTACTCCTGTTATTTTTGAGAAAAAGTCACATATAGGAAATCCTGTCTTATTTACCTCTGCAACTCTTCATATCTTTAACCACTTTATATCAGACCCTTTTGACTATCTTAAAAACAACTATGGTCTAAATATATCTCCAACCTTTCACTTAAAAAAGATTATTATGCATAGTCCAAAAAACAAAGCAGTTATCAAGGGAGATCTGGGATATATCATAAATAGGATGAGAACAGAAGGCTCCCTTGCAAATCAGCTCTTCTCTCAAGTTGCTCTTCCTATTCAGTTTAATAGTTTCGTTGATCTTAATGATATAAAAGATCAGTTTGACTATATTATAGTAGCTACAGGAAGTAATCTAATAGTTAAAGATTTGAATTTATGGACAAATCTCTTTTCAGCACAGATTAGATCCACTACAATTGTAGGAAATTTTAATACCCAATCTATCTCCATGTGGTTAAATAGAGAATATGCTAAAGATGGATTTGGGTATATCATTCCTATAAATCCAAAGGAAGCAATTTTAAACCTTGTAGTCAATCGTATCACTTTCCATGAAATAGACTATTATTGGGAGAATTTCTTATATAAAGAGAATTTGGATTATAGAATTATTGAAACTAGAGATGCTAGCTTTGAATGTGGTCTTGTCTCTACCCATCAATTAGATAATATTTATTTTATAGGAAATTCAGCAGGATTTACCGATAGTTTAGTAGGCTTTGGGCAGATTAAAGCTATTGAAAGTGGTATATTAGCAGCTCAAGCTATCATCAATAACCTTGACTATAATAAATTAGTAGAACCTATTTCTAAAGAGATGCTAAAAATCCATGAATTTAGAAAGCTATTTAATAGCTTTTCTAACAAGGATTTAGATAGATTATTATCATTTTTAAAACTTCCAGGTATTAAACAATTTATTTACAATAACCCTTTTTTCAAGGTTAAATATGGTGCTTTTATTGCAAAATTCTATAATAACTTTGTAAATAACTAA
- a CDS encoding FAD-dependent oxidoreductase, producing the protein MKVAIIGAGKAGLACAHELERHGIKPVIYERKGYIGEQWAHVIVSMEIMDRPIKNPMAYLNNNFDIKIKPLNTLNKVVHIAPHKTTTIKGNLGYLYKSDQDKDSLNYQLYSQLNNTKVVFNEIGDYELLSKEYDYVVISTGNPIYTKELGCWQELVNSYVRGATVIGDFDPNTLIVWLDKDYCKDGYAYLTPFNDKKASLTHIITDVNEKEADHYWEAFLFRENIKYKIVEEYKLKHNLGIAYPRTYKNMIFAGAAAGGIDPFLGFGMLNAIRMGVAAARTIVKGYSYEKQIKHIIKKNFELKKFREAYNKLDNKELDNLISMIGLPGIKHLTYYSPLNVTKTGAVAIKLMEKLKSINNKNSIEDG; encoded by the coding sequence ATGAAGGTTGCTATTATTGGAGCAGGTAAAGCAGGACTTGCTTGTGCCCATGAGTTAGAACGACATGGTATAAAGCCTGTAATTTATGAAAGGAAGGGTTATATTGGAGAACAGTGGGCCCATGTTATTGTAAGCATGGAAATAATGGATCGTCCCATAAAAAATCCTATGGCCTATTTGAATAATAATTTTGATATAAAGATTAAGCCTTTAAATACCCTTAATAAAGTAGTTCATATAGCACCACACAAGACAACAACTATAAAAGGTAATTTAGGGTATCTTTATAAATCTGATCAAGATAAAGATTCTCTAAACTATCAGTTATATTCACAATTAAATAATACTAAGGTAGTATTTAATGAAATAGGGGATTATGAACTTCTTTCTAAAGAGTATGACTATGTTGTTATAAGCACAGGAAACCCTATTTATACAAAAGAGTTAGGTTGCTGGCAGGAATTAGTGAATTCTTATGTAAGAGGAGCGACAGTTATAGGGGATTTTGATCCAAATACTTTAATTGTATGGTTGGATAAAGATTACTGTAAAGATGGTTATGCATATTTGACCCCTTTTAATGACAAAAAGGCTTCTTTAACACATATAATTACAGATGTTAATGAGAAGGAGGCTGATCATTATTGGGAAGCATTTTTATTTAGAGAGAATATAAAGTATAAGATAGTTGAGGAGTATAAATTGAAGCATAATTTGGGGATAGCCTATCCTAGAACTTATAAAAATATGATTTTTGCTGGTGCTGCAGCAGGTGGCATAGACCCTTTTTTAGGTTTTGGAATGCTAAATGCTATAAGAATGGGAGTGGCAGCTGCTAGAACTATTGTTAAGGGGTATAGTTATGAGAAGCAGATAAAACATATTATTAAAAAGAACTTTGAATTGAAAAAATTTAGAGAAGCCTATAATAAGTTGGATAATAAAGAATTAGATAACCTTATTTCTATGATTGGTTTACCAGGGATTAAGCACTTAACTTATTATAGTCCTCTTAATGTTACTAAAACAGGGGCAGTTGCTATAAAGTTAATGGAAAAGTTGAAGTCGATAAATAATAAAAATAGTATTGAAGATGGTTAA
- a CDS encoding GerAB/ArcD/ProY family transporter, with protein sequence MDKVLDFKQLQEKGRVSNLQITLLIITLVIATADVLLPSFVAQQAQQDSWISVIVGTISGLIFINFFLVLGLKHSDKTIVQYACDILGKPLGKIVGFMYIYFFFFNTVITARELQEILGLFFNIETSIFNILIIILAAYSLYGGLEVIARLNNMLLPLGMLTLVFIGLLNIPKMNFSYFLPILSEGIVPPLRGALLIQTWLLKSIVLLQLIPFIRKKEKLHRNISIATIMLGNGLMVGVLLIAIFGPLTEHMIFPALGYVRLISFGKYIEHIDALIMLIWLAGIFINIAIYYYAAVLGLAQLLSLKTYKPMISPVGILIICFSIIIAKNQTELLDFIHYIYPFYISTIAIVIPTILLLVSIIKNKHKRDEVND encoded by the coding sequence ATGGATAAAGTACTAGACTTTAAGCAGTTACAGGAAAAAGGACGAGTATCTAACCTTCAAATTACATTACTTATTATTACCCTTGTTATAGCTACAGCCGATGTCTTACTTCCTTCCTTTGTAGCTCAACAAGCACAGCAGGATTCTTGGATTTCTGTGATTGTAGGAACTATTAGTGGATTAATATTTATTAACTTCTTTTTAGTATTAGGACTTAAGCACTCTGATAAAACCATAGTCCAATATGCTTGCGATATCTTAGGAAAACCCTTAGGTAAAATAGTTGGCTTTATGTACATATATTTCTTCTTTTTTAATACTGTTATAACAGCAAGAGAGTTGCAAGAAATCCTAGGTCTCTTCTTCAATATCGAGACCTCTATCTTTAATATTCTTATTATAATACTAGCAGCCTATAGTCTCTATGGAGGTTTAGAGGTTATTGCACGATTAAATAATATGCTTTTACCTCTAGGTATGTTAACTCTAGTATTTATTGGTCTTCTTAATATACCTAAAATGAATTTTAGTTATTTTCTACCAATATTATCTGAAGGTATAGTTCCTCCTTTAAGAGGTGCTTTATTAATTCAAACATGGCTCCTAAAATCAATTGTACTTCTTCAACTGATTCCTTTTATAAGAAAGAAAGAAAAACTACACAGAAATATCTCTATAGCAACAATTATGTTGGGAAATGGTTTAATGGTTGGGGTACTGCTTATTGCTATTTTTGGTCCTTTGACAGAACATATGATATTTCCTGCTTTGGGATATGTTCGATTAATCAGCTTTGGTAAATATATAGAACATATCGATGCCCTTATCATGCTAATCTGGCTTGCAGGAATCTTTATTAATATTGCTATTTATTATTATGCTGCTGTATTAGGTCTAGCTCAACTGTTATCTTTAAAAACATATAAACCTATGATTAGTCCAGTAGGCATCTTAATTATCTGTTTTTCAATTATTATTGCTAAAAATCAAACAGAACTTCTTGACTTTATCCATTATATCTATCCCTTTTATATCTCTACAATAGCAATTGTAATTCCAACTATACTACTTTTGGTATCTATAATAAAGAATAAACATAAGAGAGATGAGGTGAATGATTAA
- a CDS encoding Na/Pi cotransporter family protein, with amino-acid sequence MVIILIGKLVLGLALFLLGMEGVKDGFYKASGQRLEYLLKTLTNNIISSILTGIMVTMIIQSSSATTVIIISLVNANLLTLEQAFGVIMGANIGTTVTVQLISFRLEEYLWVIITLGIIFYLFYYLKKNRRLMYIGRGLLGFSILFIGLEILSNMIVNIQDLDIFIKTMTYLGARPLLGILIGVIVTAIIQSSSALTGIVVVLAKAGMVDLALAITLALGSNIGTCITAFIAAIGSSKVAKQTAWAHILFNIFGVIAVLPILSLFIEVISLTSEELARQIANAHTVFNLFNTLIVLPFRGIFIKFIRTVSSG; translated from the coding sequence ATGGTAATTATCCTGATTGGAAAGCTGGTTTTGGGCTTAGCTTTATTTCTGTTAGGGATGGAAGGAGTTAAAGATGGCTTTTATAAAGCTTCAGGACAGAGATTAGAGTATCTTTTAAAGACTCTTACTAATAATATTATTAGTAGTATCTTAACAGGTATTATGGTTACTATGATTATCCAAAGTAGCAGTGCTACTACAGTGATTATTATCAGTCTAGTCAATGCCAACTTATTAACCCTTGAGCAAGCCTTTGGAGTGATTATGGGTGCTAATATTGGAACTACTGTGACTGTACAATTGATTTCTTTTAGGTTAGAAGAGTACTTATGGGTTATTATAACTTTAGGAATAATATTTTATTTGTTCTATTATTTGAAAAAAAATAGAAGACTAATGTACATAGGAAGGGGATTGCTTGGTTTTAGTATCCTATTTATTGGATTAGAGATTTTAAGTAATATGATAGTTAATATACAGGACTTGGATATATTTATTAAGACTATGACTTATCTAGGAGCAAGGCCTTTATTGGGTATTTTGATAGGTGTTATTGTTACAGCTATTATTCAAAGTAGTAGTGCCTTAACAGGAATTGTTGTAGTTTTGGCTAAAGCGGGGATGGTTGACTTGGCTTTAGCTATAACTTTGGCATTAGGTAGTAATATAGGAACATGTATCACTGCCTTTATAGCAGCTATAGGAAGCTCTAAGGTGGCTAAACAGACGGCATGGGCACATATCCTATTCAATATCTTTGGAGTAATTGCTGTTCTACCGATATTATCACTTTTTATAGAGGTTATCTCTTTGACCAGTGAAGAGTTGGCAAGGCAGATTGCTAATGCACATACAGTGTTTAATCTATTCAACACTTTGATTGTCTTACCATTTAGAGGGATATTTATCAAGTTTATCAGAACAGTAAGTAGTGGATAG
- the uppP gene encoding undecaprenyl-diphosphatase UppP: MNLFKVIILGIVQGVTEFLPISSSGHLVIFQHFLDIQEGLTLDVFLHFGTLLAVAIVYWDDIVGMITLKPEYRKLTLYVILGSIPAGVIGILFEDVFEQLFATLRVVGFALLVTGTLLWLSDRVGKETRYLKDLKMSDAWVVGFAQAFAIIPGISRSGSTIVAGLFKGLDRKLAAKYSFLLSVPVIGGATLLQLKDLATVGLVNVTVIELVIGTISSVIAGYFSIKLLLKLINQEKLSIFAYYCWILGLSVILFF; encoded by the coding sequence ATGAATTTATTTAAAGTTATTATTTTAGGTATAGTACAAGGGGTAACAGAGTTTTTACCTATCAGTAGTTCTGGGCATTTAGTTATCTTTCAACATTTTTTAGATATTCAAGAGGGGTTAACTCTTGATGTCTTCTTACATTTTGGTACTTTATTGGCGGTGGCAATCGTTTATTGGGATGATATCGTGGGAATGATTACTTTAAAGCCTGAGTATAGGAAGTTAACCCTTTATGTAATCTTAGGTTCAATACCTGCTGGAGTAATTGGAATCTTATTTGAAGATGTTTTTGAGCAGTTGTTTGCTACCTTAAGGGTGGTCGGCTTTGCATTATTGGTAACTGGTACATTATTATGGCTCTCTGATAGAGTTGGTAAAGAGACAAGATATTTAAAGGACTTGAAGATGAGTGATGCTTGGGTTGTTGGTTTTGCACAGGCTTTTGCTATTATTCCAGGGATCTCGCGTTCAGGATCTACTATAGTTGCAGGTTTATTTAAGGGGCTTGATAGAAAGCTAGCTGCTAAATACTCCTTCTTATTATCCGTACCAGTAATTGGAGGAGCTACTTTATTACAGCTAAAGGATTTAGCTACTGTAGGCTTAGTTAATGTTACAGTAATAGAATTGGTTATAGGAACTATATCCTCTGTTATTGCTGGATACTTTTCAATTAAATTGTTACTAAAATTGATTAACCAAGAGAAGCTAAGTATATTTGCTTATTATTGTTGGATTTTAGGGTTAAGTGTAATCTTATTTTTCTAA
- a CDS encoding FtsK/SpoIIIE family DNA translocase: MKDTLKEILSKRKYEFVGIFLIAMAFLNWISFSSKDTGLIGNIFNKGLKYIIGKGIYGFPILLVFLGITMIYRSKAKIKFTPRTIGTIIILLVVQTLLHIQVEHPLEFEAALEGKGGGLVGGVILYIFRKCFAEYGTYVILAALTLIGVLLMSDIFLVNILVKAKNLYQSFIGFFAKKKEKVKAKAEKKAKKKAERKAKEQEAKNGDKLEKGRTSLKGLFSFLKFKKNKKVSGEGKNDEKSIKKEIIYQDKTTPRVIDKREAFSKKDESKKEIEEKAEEEFKAATKEVAAAVGVKKEDNSKEQVVRDEKNPPRKRINKKLENNQLEQNLDSSYYSLPPLDLLNEVDNSSVQFNNKADILQETLDSFGVRAQIKNVSYGPTITRYELQPAPGVKVSKILGLADDIALSLAAPDVRIEAPIPGKAAIGIEIPNESKAMVSIREMLESEEFQNAESKLTMALGKDISGRTLVADLGDMPHMLVAGSTGSGKSVFVNCVINSILYKATPDEVKFMLIDPKMVEFAAYQQIPHLVAPVINDAKKAATALRWVVQEMENRYELFAGSGARGLDSYNRKISSEGSDPLPYVVVIIDELADLMMVAAKEVEEAICRLAQKARAAGIHLILATQRPSVDVITGLIKANIPTRVSFSLSSQADSRTILDTGGAEKLLGKGDMLFSPVGSNQPKRLQGAFISDKELQQVVSFVRDQKKPEYAEKIAKIKEKNVEIELEDDRDELYEKAVELVVKHRASISMLQRKLRIGYNRAARMIDRMEKDNIVGEHQGSKAREVLVEEEDLEQILNKN; this comes from the coding sequence ATGAAGGATACTTTAAAAGAGATTTTATCTAAAAGAAAGTATGAATTTGTTGGAATATTTTTAATCGCAATGGCTTTTTTAAATTGGATTAGTTTCTCTTCTAAGGATACAGGGTTAATAGGTAATATATTTAATAAAGGATTAAAGTATATTATTGGAAAGGGGATTTATGGTTTTCCTATACTTTTAGTCTTTTTAGGGATAACTATGATTTATCGAAGTAAGGCTAAGATTAAATTTACCCCTAGAACTATTGGTACTATAATTATCTTACTAGTTGTTCAAACACTACTTCATATACAAGTAGAGCATCCTTTGGAATTTGAAGCAGCTTTAGAAGGCAAAGGTGGAGGGTTAGTAGGTGGGGTAATTCTATATATATTTAGAAAGTGCTTTGCAGAATATGGTACATATGTTATTTTAGCAGCTTTAACTTTGATTGGAGTACTGTTAATGTCAGATATATTCTTAGTTAATATTTTAGTTAAGGCTAAAAACTTGTATCAGAGCTTTATTGGATTTTTTGCTAAAAAGAAAGAGAAGGTTAAAGCTAAAGCTGAAAAGAAAGCTAAGAAAAAGGCAGAAAGAAAGGCAAAAGAGCAAGAAGCTAAGAATGGGGACAAGCTAGAGAAAGGTCGGACCTCTCTTAAAGGTCTCTTTAGTTTCTTGAAATTTAAGAAGAACAAGAAAGTTAGTGGAGAAGGGAAAAATGATGAAAAGTCCATCAAAAAAGAGATAATATACCAAGATAAGACTACTCCAAGGGTGATTGATAAGCGGGAAGCTTTCAGTAAGAAGGATGAAAGTAAAAAAGAAATTGAAGAGAAAGCAGAAGAAGAATTTAAGGCAGCTACCAAAGAGGTGGCAGCTGCTGTTGGTGTTAAAAAAGAGGATAATAGTAAAGAGCAGGTTGTTAGAGATGAGAAGAATCCACCACGTAAGAGGATTAATAAGAAACTAGAAAATAATCAATTAGAACAGAATTTAGACTCTAGCTACTATTCTCTACCACCTTTAGATTTATTAAATGAAGTAGATAATAGTTCTGTTCAATTTAATAATAAAGCAGATATCTTACAGGAGACTTTAGATAGCTTTGGTGTTAGAGCTCAAATTAAGAATGTTAGCTATGGTCCAACTATTACCCGTTATGAACTTCAGCCTGCTCCAGGGGTTAAGGTCAGTAAGATATTAGGTTTGGCTGATGATATTGCTTTATCTTTAGCAGCTCCTGATGTTAGGATAGAAGCTCCTATTCCTGGCAAAGCTGCTATAGGAATTGAGATTCCAAATGAGAGTAAAGCAATGGTATCTATTCGGGAGATGTTAGAGTCTGAAGAATTTCAAAATGCAGAATCTAAGCTGACTATGGCTTTGGGTAAGGATATCAGTGGTAGAACATTAGTAGCTGACTTAGGGGATATGCCCCATATGTTGGTAGCTGGTTCCACAGGGTCTGGTAAAAGTGTCTTTGTTAACTGTGTTATCAATAGTATCCTTTATAAGGCTACACCTGATGAGGTTAAGTTTATGTTAATAGATCCTAAGATGGTAGAGTTTGCTGCTTATCAGCAGATACCCCATCTAGTAGCTCCAGTAATCAATGATGCTAAGAAGGCTGCTACAGCACTACGTTGGGTGGTTCAAGAGATGGAGAATCGTTATGAGTTATTTGCAGGTAGTGGAGCTAGAGGGCTTGATAGCTATAATAGAAAGATTAGTTCAGAAGGAAGTGATCCCTTACCTTATGTGGTAGTAATCATAGATGAGTTAGCTGATTTGATGATGGTTGCAGCCAAAGAGGTAGAGGAAGCAATCTGCCGTTTGGCTCAGAAGGCTAGGGCAGCAGGGATTCACTTAATTCTTGCTACTCAAAGACCTTCAGTAGATGTAATCACTGGCCTAATTAAAGCTAATATTCCAACAAGGGTCTCCTTCTCCTTATCCTCACAAGCTGATTCTAGAACCATCTTAGATACAGGTGGAGCAGAGAAACTGCTAGGAAAAGGTGATATGTTGTTCTCTCCAGTAGGTTCTAATCAACCTAAAAGATTACAAGGTGCTTTTATTTCTGACAAAGAATTACAACAGGTTGTTAGTTTTGTTAGAGATCAGAAGAAGCCAGAATATGCTGAAAAGATAGCTAAAATTAAGGAGAAGAATGTAGAGATTGAGCTTGAAGATGATAGGGATGAGTTGTATGAGAAGGCAGTTGAACTGGTAGTTAAGCATCGCGCTTCTATCTCGATGTTACAGAGAAAGTTGAGAATTGGTTATAATCGAGCAGCTAGAATGATTGATAGAATGGAAAAGGATAATATAGTAGGAGAACATCAGGGGAGTAAGGCTAGAGAAGTATTAGTTGAAGAGGAAGATCTGGAGCAGATACTTAATAAGAACTAA
- a CDS encoding GntR family transcriptional regulator, with translation MSLIKKDSRPLYMLVKEKIDEKIENGKYKPGDRLPSEAKLSESFGVSRATLREALRVLEKEVKVNRQQGIGTFITEKLALFKSGIEELNSITQTIEAMGLKAGTVDLELKMNQQVEDLNKEFELNKNDKMVILHRTRTADDEPVAYCEDYLPQRLVPNNITEDDINISLLSFLQEESNIYISYAVADIVPVIADKSLVAKLNLNIGDPILLLKQMHYDDRDNPVLYSKNYFRSDKFEFHVLRNRG, from the coding sequence ATGAGCTTAATAAAGAAAGATTCTAGACCTTTATATATGTTAGTTAAAGAGAAGATTGATGAAAAGATTGAAAATGGGAAATATAAGCCAGGGGATCGCTTACCTTCAGAAGCAAAGTTATCGGAAAGTTTTGGTGTTAGCCGTGCTACTTTAAGAGAGGCTTTAAGAGTTTTAGAAAAAGAGGTTAAGGTCAATCGCCAACAGGGTATAGGTACCTTCATTACTGAAAAATTGGCTCTTTTTAAAAGTGGTATTGAAGAGCTTAATAGTATTACCCAAACTATCGAAGCTATGGGGCTTAAAGCAGGAACCGTTGATTTAGAATTGAAAATGAATCAGCAGGTTGAAGATTTGAACAAAGAGTTTGAATTAAATAAAAATGACAAGATGGTTATTTTACATAGAACTAGAACGGCTGATGATGAACCGGTAGCATACTGCGAAGATTATTTACCTCAAAGGTTAGTGCCTAATAATATAACTGAAGATGATATTAATATATCTCTACTTAGCTTCTTGCAAGAAGAATCTAATATATATATTAGTTATGCTGTTGCTGATATTGTTCCAGTAATAGCTGACAAAAGTTTAGTTGCCAAGTTAAATTTAAATATAGGAGATCCGATTCTATTATTAAAACAGATGCACTATGATGATAGAGATAATCCAGTACTATATTCCAAAAACTATTTTAGAAGTGATAAGTTTGAATTCCATGTTTTGAGAAATAGAGGATAA
- a CDS encoding BMP family lipoprotein, which translates to MSKKNLIFLSLLLALALLVGCAGGGQQAPQENNQQAQDGQKAASDLKVGIVLSSGGKGDKSFNDSALRGLDRAKEEGLIADYKYIEPKEVAAAEKGLRFLAQQGYDLVIGVGFMQKDAVDTVSKEFADTKFAIIDDVVDNPNVASLTFKEHEGSFLAGALAALLTTHEEIEGINAKEIVGFLGGMDVPLIHKFELGYTSGVDYINETEGTDVKVRVNYTGSDPSAFNDPAKGKEISLAQYNAGADIIYHAAGGTGIGLFEAAAQTGSYAIGVDSDQDWNQPGYILTSVQKRVDNAVFATVTAIKEGNFEAGLKEYGLEEKGVALTPLTEAGVTVKAAQEAGDITTEDVAKIEALKAKIPVDVKEKIEDIKEKIIAGEIDVPNYYDQTQ; encoded by the coding sequence ATGTCTAAAAAAAATTTAATATTCTTATCATTACTATTAGCACTTGCTTTACTTGTTGGATGTGCTGGTGGTGGACAGCAAGCTCCACAAGAGAATAATCAACAAGCACAAGATGGTCAAAAAGCTGCTAGTGATTTAAAAGTTGGTATTGTATTATCTAGTGGTGGTAAAGGGGATAAGTCTTTTAATGATTCTGCTTTACGTGGGCTAGATAGAGCTAAAGAGGAAGGTTTAATTGCTGATTACAAGTACATTGAACCTAAGGAGGTAGCAGCTGCTGAGAAAGGTTTGAGATTCTTAGCTCAACAGGGCTATGATTTAGTTATTGGTGTAGGATTTATGCAAAAGGATGCTGTAGATACAGTATCTAAAGAGTTTGCTGATACTAAATTTGCTATCATTGATGATGTTGTAGATAATCCCAATGTAGCCTCTTTAACATTTAAAGAGCATGAAGGGTCATTTTTGGCAGGAGCTTTAGCTGCATTGTTGACTACTCATGAAGAGATTGAAGGAATTAATGCTAAGGAGATTGTTGGTTTCTTAGGGGGAATGGATGTACCATTAATCCATAAATTTGAATTGGGTTATACCTCTGGAGTAGATTATATCAATGAAACAGAGGGAACTGATGTAAAGGTTAGGGTCAACTATACCGGTAGTGACCCTTCAGCATTTAATGATCCTGCAAAGGGTAAAGAGATTTCATTAGCTCAATATAATGCAGGAGCTGATATCATCTATCATGCTGCAGGTGGAACAGGTATAGGATTATTTGAAGCTGCTGCTCAAACAGGAAGTTACGCAATTGGTGTTGACTCTGATCAAGATTGGAATCAACCAGGTTATATTCTAACAAGTGTACAAAAAAGAGTAGATAATGCTGTATTTGCAACAGTTACAGCTATAAAAGAAGGTAACTTTGAAGCTGGGCTTAAAGAATATGGTTTAGAAGAGAAAGGTGTTGCTTTGACTCCATTAACAGAAGCAGGAGTTACTGTTAAAGCTGCTCAAGAAGCAGGAGATATTACAACTGAGGATGTAGCTAAGATTGAGGCGTTAAAAGCTAAGATTCCAGTAGATGTTAAAGAGAAGATTGAAGATATTAAAGAGAAGATTATTGCTGGTGAAATTGATGTACCTAACTATTATGATCAAACTCAATAA